Part of the Lolium rigidum isolate FL_2022 chromosome 6, APGP_CSIRO_Lrig_0.1, whole genome shotgun sequence genome, AACCTGTTAAATAGAGAATCTATAATCCTAAAAAGGgtgtaacatatttgttgagccaacatatatatatatatatatatatatatatatatatatatattgtatgttTTTATCAGCTTATTATCGAGTATATTACAAAACGATCATTAGTGCGAAATACCGGGGCTGCGCACATCCAGCCTCTATCCATCCTATATCTgctttccaagtcatttcttcagCAACAATCAAGATAGGTACATTTTAACTGTTTACTACTATCTGGTATTATACGACTTGTACTGCAAAGTATTTTAGATTAGTCTTCTACCTGAAGAAAAATGAAATCTTCCATGAAAATTTGTATGACTAATTTGTTCACTGATTATATTATAGCAGCAAGGCAACAACCCGCTGGCTGCCATTAGTTTTAGAGAATTCAGATTCTAGGAGATCAGACTCAGATACTACCTCTGGCGCTTTAAATTGGTCGCCGCATGTGAAAAAGCTTGACATATTTTTTAACTGCCCCATGTTATTATTTATAGCCAGATCTAGATTTTAGGGTGCTCCATCGTTCTGAATTATTTACTGTCATGCACATGCGTTGATGCGTTGACAGAAGAGCAAATGATTTTGTACATGAAAAAGAATTAAATCCTACCCATGAAAATGATGCAAGAAAACAATACCAGCGGAGGAGATCCCAGCAGTTGACGTGAAGCACTGTGGAAGAAGGACATGAAGATGAAGGCAATGAGCTGCTGGATACAATCGCGCCAGATCTGGTTTTCATCATCAATGATAATTTACACCTGGAGTTCACCCGTTGGAAACAACTTGGTGGCTAGGAGAATATACCCCTCCCGATGTCCTGACAGGGCACCTGGCGATGTTGGCCAGATGTAGCATGACTGGGTCTATCTGCTCCATGATCCACCCATGGCCGGGGAGGCGAGAGCATGCTGGCGCCAATGTGATCTTCCTATACCAATTTGTCTCTACCATGCATAATCAGAAAGCGAAAGTTCATATGTGGTTATGTTATTTCCCCTTTTGGCTAACGGCAGCTTTTGTGTTCTTTTAATTTTGTTACCGGGAATTACAGCTAGGCCATAGAAGACAAAAGCTTGAGCAAAAAACTGTGTTTTCTGATCAACATGTGTGGGTAAATTATTGTCACGTGACCAATGTGGATGTTAATTATTCTTATTTTTTGCATACGGTAAATCTATTTTCTCTTGGTATGTGCTATTGTGCAATTATGCATGATATGCGCGCGCGTGTAGTCACCACTATTGTGGGAAATTTGTCAGTTCCTTTATTCGGAGCCATTGCTTCATGTGGTTTACGAATTCTTTGAAACAATGTAGCGTTCTTCCTTTTCCTTCTGTATGCATTTATTATCATTTGCTTGAGCTACGATTTTGGATGATTAGTGATATTAAGTCACTGTCTCATCACGACTCAGTTTACGGTTTGATCTTATTAGAAACTTCTTGCATTCACTTGCCATGTATTTTGTGGGCGACGACACATGAGGAGATTGGTTGGGCGGCGTGAATGGAGATACAGGTTATGGATTATTTTAGATAGTGTTAGAAATTATTTATCCAGCTCTACCTTTTAGTGTGCTCCTTCACTATGAATTATTTACTATCATGCACATGTGTTGACAGAAGAAGCTCAAATTATTTTGCACAAGAAACAAAATACACAATCACAACTACTCTCAATTTCACTATCGATCTACTCTTTCAGGTGCTGCCAGATGGCTCGATTCTGCCTCACGCGTCACGGAAGGCTTTGTTGCTCCTCACTGAAAGGTTGTCAGGTCAGCTTCTATTTCCCTCTAGATTTGCTAGCCGTATTGGTACCAGGTAGAGATTTATACCTCGAGCTTTTCCTCGGGCCTCGGTTCTGCTCAGGCACAACGTAAATATATCGATATGCTGTTGAGGAAATGTACCTAAGCTGGATTAGTTCTGTAGGGACTTCACTCTATTGATTGGCTACCAAAAATAAAATACAGTACCCTGTTAAGTATCATTGTCAATAAACTGTTGTCGAGGCTGAGTGTGTGCCCTCGAGCACATGTAGCAAGAGAATAACTAGGGTGCTTTTTGTCATACGAGCATAGTTAGTATACGTTATCCTCAAGTAAGACTTCGGGTGCATTCCTTCTGTTAGATGGCATCACCTATTTATTTATTGATATCATTTTGAGAACATATACTTATCGATTTCTTGGTCACGGTAGGACACAAAATCTATGTCCTTTATCAAACTCTTACAAAACTAATTATATATTTTCTAATAATAGATCAGCTAATCCCTATCGAAAACTTCCTACATTTTTTTATTTATTCACCTATGGAGGCAACTCTTGAGGCTTgggtttcttcttatgctatatcCAAGTGCAAATAATACTCTTGGTTTACAAATACTTTCATCTGATTACAACATTAGTATAACATTCCCTTTGTTCTCCAACATTTTTTTATTCCATGGTGTTCTTAATGTTGCTCTAATTACAACATTTATTTGCTTTGTTGCAGCCTAATGGAGGCTGTCGAGATGGAGGCTGTAGAGCTCGAGAATGTCAGGATCCTGCCTGGTGTCATGCTGGAAGTTATGGTGCAGAAGCTGCACATTTTGGCGGTGCAACTACCTACTAGAATTTGTTTTTTGGTGTGCCCGTAGTGGCCTTAAAAGACTGAATTGCGGCGAGCTTATTTAGATGTTACTTTTGTTATTTTTAGCTTTACTTCTATTTGTCTCCAAAAAACCATAAGAGCGTTCATAGATTTCGCTATTTTCCTCATTgtgtataagcattgttgttccaTTCTAATTTTGTGTGTTTAATTTTTATAGACTTTGTTTTCTAAATCCTACAAAATGTATTTTCGTTTACATGTAGATCGGTTCGatattcacgggatcgtgcgccaaggcgcacatctaaatctagtagaaTATTCATGCTTATCGATGAAGAACAAGTTAAAGTGACCCATGGATGCATAAGGAAGAAAAATCTTCAAAAGGGAAACAATTAGAAACACATGTAATGTGACACCGTTGGATAAGTCAATATATTTACCAAGTTGTGTGATGCGATTTTGTAGTCTATCCCAGGCCAACTATTGAACAATGTTGCTAGGGACTGTATATTTGGCTTTACTCGGTATTTTTTACCTCGTGTGACAACAATGAAAATGCCAGATTGTACTAACTTACACAAGAGGCTAGATCTATGTAGTGCACATCAGTCTCTGCTATCTGTAGGATTTCATCGCATGCCACTATATGAATTCCCAAGTTGAAGCACTCATTGTTCATATGCTGGTCCATCCTAAGTATGTCCTGGATTTTCTTAAGACTCAAGCCTATTGGATATGGTTTGGAGCTCCACACCCATTCCTGCCTGTGAGGAAAATGTTAAAAATGATAAAACCATAGCAATGCATAGTATCGCATTTTTTTAACATACTGCTTACTCCAATAATTTGGGGTCTTGGATCGACATGATGTGTTGCAAAAACTTGTCAACTAACTTGCGTGGGTTTGTGGGTATGACGTGGACTTTATCACTCAAGTCTAGTTGCTTCGGACCCTCCACAATCACACAATCAGAAGTAGACACATTTTTTTCATTGGTACATTTATAGTATATTGGCTTTCCTTTTATCTTATTCAATTCGGACTCCACCAGTACAACGATTAATTTTCGGCAAAATTCTTTCATATCCTTTTGCAAAATATAATATTTAAAACATCTCCTTAAGCAACTATTGAAAATGTAAGCGGCTACTAATGTTATCCTCAAAAAATATTAACACACCTGAGTGAACTGATCAGGCAACACATCATCTGTCCAATATTCCATATAATTAAGGATGAGGATCGTGCAATTAAGGAAGGTGTCTTCCTAGAGCGTATTGTGATTGATTTGATTCGCGGCAACATGGCGACTTGCCTGGAACCAAGTCTGGAGCATAATTGATGCTACGGAGTACCATATTTTGGTTCTCCTGCCATAGCCTAGAGAGTAGTTGGTTCTCCTGCCATAGCCTAGAGAGTAATtgatgttaccataattattcagcGTTGACAACAGCCTGAGATATCGTGACTGATTTTTATACCATACTTAATTTGTGCGTGGAGATATTTGGGGTGTGACTTGATCGGACGAAGCTAAGATAGGGAGAATAGATTAGAGGGTCCGGATTGttttaatgacgaccatcaaagtgcgtttagtgtcaaacgaccaactcccatttaatagtaaagataaattttgatgcttcAACATCACTATTCACTGAACATTTTTTTTGTCTTCTTTACACAAGCAACGCAAAATGTTCGTTTTCCCCGAAAGTTTGACTGAGAACATAGAATGTCCATATGTACACGTGAAATTTTATTtccaatttttttatatttttgagaTGTAATATTTATGCACTTTCAATAATATTTTCATATGCAAATATGAACCAAAACTCCACCTCCGTAGACGggcaagtatagtgagatttctaAAAGTAAAATCTATAGTTGCTTTGGAACCGAAAAGTGCTTTTAGCTCACGGGCTCCAGTGCTCTCGCTcagttaaaaaaaattaaaaatatttttacaagttataaaaaatcatgaaaataaaTATGTACATTACCATTGATACATCCCACAATCATGAAAAATCCCAATCCAAAATTCGTTTTATTTTGGCCtggacaaaaataacaaattctgatatgttttggagatttgaaaatgactactcagatctacaattttgtcatttttgtgtagctcaaaatattaaGTATTTGAAACTGATTTTTTAcccgtttgtgggatacatcattgactatgtgtggattttttttccagaattttttacAACTCAAAactattattttcatttttttaaaaaaaacgagatcactggtgcccatgtgcaccaaatctctgtcccttTGGAACGGAAAATGTTGTAATTTGGTTGGTACAATGGTACTGACAGTCTTGAATACTAGCTAGCCTAAGATTCTTGCATGTTTTTATCGGGTGTAAATTATACCCTACCCTGGTATTGAATTGGGGCTCCACTCCCAAACAGTATTAGCGGTAGTTTTTTCAGCAACTGTTAATTTTAAAGTACAATTAGGTCCTACTGGGGATTCCTCACATGACGACCGCGTGGCCTAATGGATAAGGCGCTCGCCTCCGGAGCGGGAGATTCTGGGTTCGAGTCCCAGCGTGGTCGCGTTCAAACATTTTTCTAAAGTTTAAGTTTACCATATACATTGCTTTTTAAAATTTAAGTTTACAATATACATTGCTTTTTAAAATTTAAGTTTACCATATACATTGCTGCACCTGCCAGAGGATAATTAGTTTCTTAAATTAGAAGAAAAAAATGAAGTTTCTTTTCTTGCCGAGGAACGGCAGCAGCTATATGTATATGGTGAAGAAAAAATGCATTAATAGAAGGAGAAACGTAAGTTTTTCACAACAGATAGTTTCACCTACCGATTAAAATGGAGTGGAAAGTTTTGACGTTTCCATGAAAATGAAATGAAAGCGGAATCTTACATAAACGGAACAATGTGACGCACACAAAAAACGGAATTTCCGTTATTAGCAAATATGGAATTTTTGTTTTAACGTTGATGTCCATTATCCAATCCAATAGATCCATTACATGACCTTATCAAGAAAACGAAATTTTACAAaacataatattttgtagaaacggAACAATTTCGAACGCACGAGAAAACGAAATTTCTGTTTCTAGCAAAGATGGAATTTTCGTCTTAGTGTTGATGTCCATGATCCAATCTAATAGATCCATTACATGACCTTATCAAGAAATTGACCAAGTAATCCCTGCACGCATTCGAGGAGGTTTCGACGGTTTGACATTTCCTATATTCCCTAGTAAATCTAACACCGAGTGCTAGAGTTAGGTAACAAGTTTTATGGATTGCTTGAATCCTACAAATATTCTCTTGGTTCAGGGAAATATTTGCATTGCTCCGTGTGCGCACCGTAATCGGTCCATGTTTCCGATAATACCTACTTTCATTTTTTTTAGATTTATGTATTGCCTTTTGTTTctgaaaaaatatgaaaattctaGGAATCTATGTGTGAGTGCAGTAACTGGGTAGGACTTATCGAGTTTCAGTGTTGTCTAGATGCGAAATTGCTTACTTTGGATGAGTTATACTACTTCACAAGGGATGGGAAGAGGAATCCAGATGAAGACACGACGAATGTGCAAGAGAAGCTTGAGCTGGCTAATGGGCAAACCCGAAGATAGAGAAAGAAATGAAAACATCGTAAGAGAAGATTGAGCTAGCACGGGGCAGCTCGGAAGATGGAGGAAGCGATGAAGAAGAACGAAGAAAAGAAAAGCTAGTGCACGAGGCAACCCAGAAGGCCCCGAGGAAGCAATGAAGAAAATTCTCGAAGAAAAGATGAATATGGAACTTCATTTGGACAATTTCATCCATGAACACAAGATGAACACTGATGAAACAAGGATGAAGATGAGAAAGATTAAAAGATATGCTCTTGGCAAATATCAATAATATGCTATCAATGCTACTGGTATCCTAGCCGTGGTCTTCATCGCTATGTCAGAATTAAGATGCATGAGGTAGGTTCATATCCTCAATTTAGGTAATTGTGGTGTTGAACAATGTATTTAAAACCAATCATGTCTATTCGCATCATTTCTATGTTGGTGTTCAAACATGAAATTAATCGGCTATGTAGGTATTAATTAATGCATTTCATTCATGCAAATTACGATCTAAAATCACTACCTCCCAAAAGAACATAATCACGAACCGGGACATAAGTCCGAACATCCCGGGAGCACCACTATATGCGGACACGCTCATCCTCGTGCTGCCAGTCGCCGCCACCGACATCCCCACCACACACCGTCGCTGACTACGACAGCGGTATCACACACCACCGCTGCTATCCCCGACACACACCGTTGCCACCGCTGCCAGCCCCGACACACGCCACCACCGTGAGCAACAACATACACCGCCTGTAGAAAAGGGGAAAATATACATCTTCTGCACATCCAAATTTCTCAGGTTTCTTCGGAACCCCCGCATCACACGAGTACAATGGTCCGTATGCTAGCTGGAGTGGAAGGGGATAGCATATAGACTTGCTCGGTGACTTCACATGTGACTTGAACGACGACCAACTCGACCATGGCTTGTTCTTGGACACCCGGTTCGAGGTGCGCTGGAGTTTTTGGGGGCGACAGGGGCGCTGCAGTGAATAAGTGTTGGTGTCACAGGTGATGCACCGCCATCGCATCCTTCTGCGTCACCGGTGAACGCTCATTGTTTCCGCGACCGTTTAGATTCCGCGTCATTTTAATTTTAGTTACATTTTCAGTTTCCTAGATGATGATGAGCTATCAGATGCTATCTACATTTCGTGCGAATGCAAATTTCAAATATGCAGTACCAATTTGCAAATATGTTGAAATAAATACTGCCGTCGATGTTTTTGAAGTGTCAAGTTTATGTGGTGCAAACTGCAATTAACAAGATGTAGTACGGTCTCTGGTGCATGTACACGGGCCTGCAACTGCAAGGCTAAAGTAGATTGAAGGAAACGTTGCTGGCAAGTCAGCCACCAGATCGAAGAGAAGCACGGCTCGGATTCAAAATATGGAAAGTCTCGATGCGAAACGCAAATATTTTTTGTATCGGACATAGAACATGGAAACCCGCCGAATTGAATTGGAAACCGACTCCAAACCCAAACCATCAGCCAATATTTCCTAGTCTAGTACGCGTGACGCCCTTTCCCTTTCGATTATAAGTATCTGATCTGAACCCCACTCTCCATCCGGCACCACACTCCCTCTCCCGCCATCCAAGATCCAACCTAGGTTTCTCCCTCCCTCCCGCCATCCAATTCAGTTCCACCAATCAACCTAGACGCGGAGCAGCTCCACGGCCGAACCATGGCGACGGACGGGCTCGACGACCTCTACAAGCACCACCAGTTCAGGCCGTCCAAGGAGGACGCCGTGACCTACTTCCTgccgcgcctcctcgccggctcgccgctgCCGCACGGCGCCGACGCGCTCATCCGCCACGCCGACGTCTATGCCTGCGAGCCCAAGGACCTCGCCGCCGAGTACGCGCCCGTGCCCTCGGCCGCTCGCACCGGCGACCGCTTCTTCTTCACCACCTGCAAGCGCAAGAGCGGAAACGACGCTCGGGCCAcgcgcgtcgccggcgccggcaccTGGGCCGTCCAGAGGACGGAGAGCGTCTACGGCCacgagggcttcaaggtcggcgaggtCAAGCACCTGTCGTTCAAGAAAGGCAAGGCCAGCACCGGCTGGGTCATGGAGGAGTTCCGGTGCCTGCGCCCGGAGGCCATCGTCGCCGACGGCGAGAAGGTGCTATGCAAGATTCATCTCGCTCCCAACGCGTGCGCCGCAGCCCGCCAAGAATCCGACGCCTACAAGCTTCGACAAGAGCATGTATTCGCGCTGCAATCACAGAAGAGGCCAGCCcctgttgccgccgccgccgatccgccCTGCTCCAAGAAGATGCGGATGGCAGCCCCCGTCGCGGATTGTCGCGGATTGCCGTCCGTCTGCGTTCCCGTCCCAGTCCCAGCACCTGAGGAGGTCGAGTGCGAGCATTCTCTGGTCTGGTGCACGTCCGCCGCACCCGTTTCCTTGCCCCACGCACCTGAAGCTGACGACGCCATGGGCCGGATGTCTTGcacaatggaagaactcctcgggGACCAAACTCTCCCCGTGGAACCTGAAGAGGAGTCGGACTTTGACTGGGGATCAATCAACGAGGGATCAGAGCACCTGCTGCTAAGGCCTTGGGATGATGACTGGGAATCAGAGGAGCAGCAAACTCTCCCGATCGAGGCTCAGACCAACATCGACCACATGCACACAGAACATCCTGCGCCATCAACAGACTGGGAACTTTCAGAGGAGCTGCGAAACCTTTTGGCCGATCATGACGACGAAGAAGCAGCGCTCTACAAGAAGTGCAATTACAGTACCGCGGCGGTCGATCTTCAGAGACACAACCATTTCTTCTCGTTTGCTGCTATCAATTAGAGTAGATCAGGTCTTGATAATTTTTTTGGCAAAGTATACTGTACTCACTCGAGGATACTGACCACTGTTGTATTAATTCGTCTTGTATGGTTTTCACTGATGAAGATATTCCCTTATTCAAACTAAAACTGGTGTTGTTCTTAGCTCATCTGATCAATGTTCTCAAAGTTGTGTCCGTGTGCGTTGTGTTATTTCGGCAGGCTTGAGTCTTTTTTATCCTAGTTGAGCATGCCGGATGCAGTTCTCGATTTGAACAATGCCAATGGATTTACATGTCCACACACTTCACAATGGAGCTGCCGAAATGTGCAACCTCTTCAACATGTCTTGTAATCCGGATGTGTGTcatatttttcatttttattcAATTGCTGGGTAGTCATTCAACAATGTGTTGGAACTGTCCACTTTGCAGGACAACATCAGTTAGCTAGGCAACAGGaagcttttttttgtttttgtttttttgttttttgttcctTTGGTCTGTGCAACTCTCGATTTCATTTGGAACTAGAAGGACCCCGCGCGCGTTGCAGCACGCGTTTTTTCACATACTTACTATATAGTTTCAGTTTTTATGCACATAGGTCTATTTCTTATCGGAAACTATAATGGCTGTGTTTTTCACATACTTAGTTTGTATATACCCTCTCCATCTAAACATAGGCATCGCATTGTTGtctaaatatgaatgtatctagatgcattttagtttaaaatacattcgtatctagataaaattaagACACTTATTTTTAGACAGATGGAGTATTTCTTATCGGAAATATCATAGCGGATGACGTGATTTTCACAACTCTAACATCATCTGGCACATTGCAATTTTCAATATGGTCGCACGTTTCTAACACCACACAATATGACAGTCCTTTCTTATTTAGTAAGTGACAGAGGAAAGGATGCGTGTGTGGTGTTTGCATGCCATTTAATCTAGATGGGTTTACTTTTATAGGtgggtgtatatatatatacaaccaaagCACGCTTTATGGTTCATTGCAGTTGTCGAATCTTTTTATGTAATAAGAAGAGTATAATCTTGGTTTTATCTACAATACAATCATCTGGTGCAAATAAGATGAAAACTCcccaaaaaataaatttaaaaacaACAGATTTGCCCAACTTAGAATTAAAACGGTATTATACAATTAGACCTGAACTCAACTTGCTTCAGGGCTTCTTTAGGGGCCTCATCGTTCCGAATCAGACTTACCACTGGCAGACTGATTACATTGGATTTGTTTCTTTCCAACTGTTAGAAATAACAAAACTTTCTGAATTACACTGTCAGTTTCAAGGACATGCATAGGATCTAGAATTCAAGGACATGCATGAATGGTTTGTGACCATTGTGTTTTACCATTGGTTGATGTATTTAGCTGCACACCTTTTTCTCTGTGGCTGAGCACAAATAGAAAGCTTTACCCACTGGCTGCAAGTATTGACGGACGCGCAAAATTGCCTTAGGCTGGACATACCTTACTAATTTCCATTTTTGCACTGCTTGTATGtgataaagatttgcaaaattgattAATTAAAACGTTTTTCAAACCCGAACAACCTGGCTGCAAGCTGACTTCCACCATGCACGTGCAAACATCCATCTGTCTACACGGTTTGACCCCTAGTGGTTGTCAGTCTCTTGCCTTGATCCAGCTTGCCACTCGCCAATAGAAAAATTAGTACGGAATAAGGTGAACCCATCAGAGCTCACGGGCCTAAATAAATATATCACGCATCTAATACATCCAGAAAATAGACTGCACATAATAGTATAAGAGATGGCACAAACCATTTCAAAAGTTAGAATGGCAATCCATTCAAATAATCCTTTTCACTAATTTAATTTATGTTTTTTAAATACTTCAAGAGGAATAGATCTCACATTTATTGCACGCTTGTATGAATTGCATTTTTCTTAAACTCGGATTAGTACAGACAAAAACAAAGCTAATTTGCTATTGTCTGCGAATGACTCATGAATTTTAGACAATGACATATAAAAGCAAATTTGCTATTGTCTGCAGAATGACTAAGGAATTTTAGACAACATATAAAAGCAAAGATATTAAGTTTGCAGACTGATTACTCCAAACTGTAAATTAACTGACTAAGTAAATCCCAATCAAACCACATTGGCTAAGCAAATCATACATGCCACAAAAGGCTCTAGTAACATGAAGGACCATCAATCCATCGCCTAGGTTGTTAACCGCCCGTGTCCATCGTTGTCAACCTCCCTAGTTCCCATCCCGATCCTTATCATTTTCACCTTTGATGTGTACCAGTGAAACAAGTAGAAAGTCTTCGCCATGACAAATAACTTGTGTCTATGGTACACATGTCAAATAGTAATTATTATCACCTAATAAGAAACGGGACTATATTTTCCGAATGATATTTGGATATCCACAATGTGAGCAACCTTGATAGTCCAAAGTTAACATCTAGCAAATCATATTTTTAAAATAGATCATATATGAGATCATGCTTCTTTTACATGCAAGCTACATGATGAAGTCCCTATATAGCAGGTCATATATAATATATAAGCCATGTGACAATAAAATTGACGATGCACAATAGGAATGAGAGTGACTAAAAACAACAATGATAACTGGTCTAGGTACACACAAAAAAGTGCAAATACTACAGATCTGCAATTTCCAACATGCATCCACCATGCGTCCATGCATCTGTACATTTGTAACAGGGAACATCCATTATGAAGCATATATATTTATATAAAGCTACAGGTACACTTACCCATACAGCTAGATCCGACAAAATGGCAGTAGATACACACGGATGTGTATTGCATCATCATCCAGGTTCGCCTGATTAGTGCAGCCTCCAGACACTACAGGAGGTTCAGCCCCGGCTGTAGGTTTGTGGAGGCCCGGTGGCGGATGGAGCAGGCTTGAGAGCTCAATAGTGGGTGCAAACTTGGGCCAAGGGAGGAAGACCTGCAATGGAGTGCAGGAACGCGTAACAAGTTCGGCGTCGACAGAGTGGAGTCAAAACAGCTGGCGGGTCGATT contains:
- the LOC124664003 gene encoding NAC domain-containing protein 41-like; this translates as MATDGLDDLYKHHQFRPSKEDAVTYFLPRLLAGSPLPHGADALIRHADVYACEPKDLAAEYAPVPSAARTGDRFFFTTCKRKSGNDARATRVAGAGTWAVQRTESVYGHEGFKVGEVKHLSFKKGKASTGWVMEEFRCLRPEAIVADGEKVLCKIHLAPNACAAARQESDAYKLRQEHVFALQSQKRPAPVAAAADPPCSKKMRMAAPVADCRGLPSVCVPVPVPAPEEVECEHSLVWCTSAAPVSLPHAPEADDAMGRMSCTMEELLGDQTLPVEPEEESDFDWGSINEGSEHLLLRPWDDDWESEEQQTLPIEAQTNIDHMHTEHPAPSTDWELSEELRNLLADHDDEEAALYKKCNYSTAAVDLQRHNHFFSFAAIN